tactactattcaatatttatttgttactttttcactactattcataaatattctcaacacttctgaACTATTTTCACTACCCAAACGAtttattttttccacaaaagccagagtttttgaatattttggtaTTTTCAATCAAACATTCTACAAAGTATAatgtaaatatcaaaatattctattatatttttataatgagaaatgatatttatagtcataaaGTGTTCAAATgttgtacattttttaaaaataattgagtaaatatctacattaaaaaattaattttgtagtaATGAATATCATTCTTTCTCAGGATGAGTGCGTGACGCTTTCATAATcatgactgtatctagtattattattttataatacatgaaatcaaagtaattttttaaaaattttatatctcaaaaaatattagtctcaaTACATCGGGCACCTGTACCAAAATTGAGACTCTTTGaaattctttaaagaaaaaactctGAAGTTATTTTGGAAATTCCAATCATCCCCTCGGTGAAAtataaaagagttttgttattcatCTTTATCCACTGTATATCatacgttatatttatttttattatattttttaaaaattcttgaaaattttattatttttaaactaattaaatttttttcgaGAAATGGAAATGGTGCGTGGCGTATGAGAATTTTTCACTATAAAAGCGACAGATCCTTTTTGGATGTCACTCTCTTCCTCTGCAAAACCGAACCCTGGTTCTTCAAGAAGTAATAACAGCAGGCGCCCTGTCCTCTAGGATGGCCGGAGGTAATCAGAACAAAAGCGCATcccataagccttctccatccTCAGCCTCCTCCTCTCAACGCAAGTCTCGCTGGGAATCCGATAACCCACCCTCCGACTCCTCCAAAAAACCCGCTGACCCCAAACACAGCAAACCCCCATCCAACCCCACTCCGAAACCCCCGAGCTCACCCCATCACAAAACCCCCACCGACCCAAGTCATTCCGGCCATGCTCCAATCCCCTCTTCGGGACCTCCATTTCCCTTTCCCGACCCCACCTCTCTGGGCCCTCCGCCTCCCCCGGTCTACGGTTTCCACATGCTCGACCGGCGTACTATAGTTCTTGCCGACGGTACCGTCCGGTCCTACTTTGCCCTCCCGCTCGATTACCTAGATTTTACTCCGCCGCGGCCTCCCGCGGGAAGATTCTTGCCGATGGGTCCCGGTCCAAGGCCCGAACCGGGCGGGTTCGATAACCGTTTTCCCGCACCGGCGAGTCCCGGAGGGTTCAGTAGGCATCAGGATTACTGGAACTCGCTAGGGCTCGATGCACGTGGGACCGCTGAGGGGTCGATGAAGAGGAAGTATAGAGAGGAGGATGGGAAGGATGAGTTCGCCAAGCACATTCCGCAATTCGTGCAGTATGGGCACTCCAACGGTCTTCCGGTGAGTCACGGCGGTGACCGGGGCGAGTCTTTTGCTGGAACCAGTGGCCCGTTTGGCCGGGGCGATGAATATAGGGCATCGAAGTACATGAGGGTTGGTGGTAATACGGGTCTTAAGCACCTTGAAGTCGATCAGAACGCATTGAAGAAGGCGTTTCTCCAATTTGCGAAGTTAATTAATGAGAATGCGAGTCAAAGGAAGAATTATTTGGAGGAAGGAAAGCATGGACGGCTCCAATGCATTGCTTGTGGCAGGTCTGTTTCTTGCAtactcttctatttctttaaaatttccTGCTTGGCCTGAAAAACCTGTTTTCATTTGGATGGGGGTGTTGGAGGAAACTACATTTCGTGGATTTTAAACTCTTcttcacaatattattatttttgctcCTAATTAACATATCGCGTCATGCGTTGGTGCTGTATTCGTTTTGAGCTATCCATAAGTCGTACCAAATGGGTATACGGAGGAAgtatttagttttttcttttccttttctgtgTTGCTCTAGGAGTTGGGATGGCTATTTGACATGTCTTCCACAATTGTATGCGTCTTGTATGGCCTATTAGACTGCAATAAAGACCAAGCATTTTGTTACTCATCTAAAAAACTTTCTGTACGTATTATTGAGCTGAGGTGTGAGAGATCAAATGCATTCTGCATAGTGTAGGTGTCAGGAATTGAAGTGAGATATAAGGAACTGTCTAGGACATCAAGGTGTTCGCAAGTCtgatatatttaaatgtgtgtgtgtgtgtgtagtatgtatgtatgtctgtattgcttgtttgtttttgtttttagtcaGTTAGCACTTTTGAGTTCACTTTTGGTATTTCTAACTACGAGGTGACTCGTCAAGTTAACTTAACTTGACAAATAGGAGATTAAA
Above is a genomic segment from Juglans microcarpa x Juglans regia isolate MS1-56 chromosome 1D, Jm3101_v1.0, whole genome shotgun sequence containing:
- the LOC121255157 gene encoding uncharacterized protein LOC121255157; the protein is MAGGNQNKSASHKPSPSSASSSQRKSRWESDNPPSDSSKKPADPKHSKPPSNPTPKPPSSPHHKTPTDPSHSGHAPIPSSGPPFPFPDPTSLGPPPPPVYGFHMLDRRTIVLADGTVRSYFALPLDYLDFTPPRPPAGRFLPMGPGPRPEPGGFDNRFPAPASPGGFSRHQDYWNSLGLDARGTAEGSMKRKYREEDGKDEFAKHIPQFVQYGHSNGLPVSHGGDRGESFAGTSGPFGRGDEYRASKYMRVGGNTGLKHLEVDQNALKKAFLQFAKLINENASQRKNYLEEGKHGRLQCIACGRSSKDFPDMHGLIMHTYNSDNADLLLDHLGLHKALCVLMGWNYSKPPDSSKAYQFLSADEAAANQDDLIIWPPVVIIHNTITGKGKDGRMEGLGNKAMDSKIRDLGFGSGKSKSVYGRDGHLGITLVKFSGDQSGLKEAMRLSEFFDKENHGRKAWARVQPLTFGRDDEKNPNLMRVDEKTGEKKRIFYGYLGTASDLDKFDLDMRKKVAIESRRERVST